The following are from one region of the Salicibibacter kimchii genome:
- a CDS encoding DJ-1/PfpI family protein, producing MKKKNVGILLYDFVDILDFAGPAEVLSLTAKTKVEQYISLYKKQLPTNMPFEVSTIAETGEQIKTHSGIRVEPQFSIDSSPKMDIIIIPGGPLRAVISMVKNQKVKHWLTKNKDIEYICSVCTGSFILGETGLLNGRKATTHHLALNKFQEKYPEIIVETSSKSKLIQDGNLITSGGVSSGINMALYLVEEIMGKFASERTAKTIEFSE from the coding sequence GTGAAAAAGAAAAATGTAGGGATACTATTATACGATTTTGTAGACATTTTAGATTTTGCTGGTCCAGCTGAGGTTTTATCACTCACTGCAAAAACAAAAGTAGAACAGTATATTTCTTTGTATAAAAAACAATTACCAACTAACATGCCCTTTGAAGTATCTACCATTGCTGAGACAGGTGAGCAAATAAAGACCCACTCAGGTATTAGAGTTGAACCACAGTTTAGTATTGATAGCAGTCCTAAAATGGATATCATCATTATTCCAGGCGGACCATTAAGGGCTGTTATTTCAATGGTTAAAAACCAAAAAGTGAAACATTGGCTCACTAAAAATAAAGATATTGAATACATATGTTCAGTTTGCACTGGATCATTTATTTTAGGTGAGACTGGATTACTTAACGGCAGAAAAGCAACAACTCACCATTTAGCATTAAATAAATTTCAAGAAAAATACCCTGAAATCATTGTAGAAACTAGCTCTAAATCTAAATTGATTCAAGATGGGAATTTGATTACTTCCGGTGGTGTATCGTCAGGAATTAACATGGCTTTATATCTCGTTGAAGAAATAATGGGTAAGTTTGCTTCGGAACGCACAGCAAAAACCATTGAATTTAGTGAATAA
- a CDS encoding DinB family protein produces the protein MTKSNTALIDNIKFQFSISRQLLEYHLSSLSQDEYMWRSPNSGLYIQEVDGNWYADLPESEAYDIGTPSIAWTLWHITFWWEMVFNHSFGDGTLTKEDINVNKNVESVKSAINSLIERWEKTLSNVTEEDLNSKHYSKFPFNNEVEFHKLASWLNLELMKNASEIGYVRFEYASSIR, from the coding sequence ATGACTAAAAGTAATACAGCATTAATAGATAATATTAAATTTCAATTTAGTATTTCTAGACAACTTCTCGAATACCATCTTTCATCATTAAGTCAGGATGAATATATGTGGCGTTCTCCTAATAGTGGACTATATATTCAAGAAGTAGATGGAAATTGGTATGCTGACTTACCCGAATCCGAAGCTTATGATATTGGTACACCAAGTATTGCTTGGACATTATGGCATATAACATTTTGGTGGGAAATGGTATTTAATCACTCTTTTGGTGATGGCACTCTAACCAAAGAGGATATAAATGTTAATAAAAATGTAGAATCAGTCAAGTCAGCTATCAACTCTCTGATAGAAAGATGGGAAAAGACATTATCAAACGTAACAGAAGAAGATTTAAACAGTAAACATTACAGTAAGTTCCCCTTTAATAATGAGGTGGAGTTTCATAAACTAGCCTCTTGGTTAAATCTCGAATTAATGAAAAATGCTTCTGAAATTGGTTATGTTAGATTTGAATATGCATCATCTATTAGATAG
- a CDS encoding NAD(P)H-dependent oxidoreductase translates to MQEIVKVKESHALIFIFPIWWYSLPAIMKGYIDRIFNFGIAYGGNAGPVVDKIRWIGLSGHPKHKYDKRGYNKMMEHHLNVGISNYIDVQDTHVHLLYNTLGEFEDDDILPEDHQKALLEEAENIGASL, encoded by the coding sequence ATGCAAGAAATCGTTAAAGTGAAAGAGAGTCACGCTTTAATATTCATTTTTCCTATTTGGTGGTATAGTTTACCAGCAATCATGAAAGGTTATATAGATCGAATCTTTAATTTCGGCATCGCTTATGGAGGTAATGCAGGACCTGTAGTTGATAAGATACGTTGGATTGGACTTAGCGGTCATCCAAAACATAAATATGATAAAAGAGGGTACAACAAAATGATGGAACACCATTTAAATGTGGGCATTTCAAATTATATAGATGTTCAGGATACACACGTTCATTTACTATATAACACTTTGGGTGAATTTGAAGATGACGATATTCTCCCTGAAGATCACCAAAAAGCACTTTTGGAAGAGGCAGAGAATATAGGTGCTTCTTTATAA
- a CDS encoding S66 family peptidase, with the protein MLIKPEKLRSGDKIATVSPSSGAAGDSNIRWRYNQGVKRLEDVFGLQVVPMPNSLKGSDYVYKNPQSRAEDLMAAFKDQTIKGIITNIGGDDSIRLLPYIDFEVISENPKIFIGYSDVTMPHLFCYKAGISSFYGPAILTDFAENVEMDNYTVEMIQRTLFSGEMIGNIQPAKKWTSEFLEWDEANKHQRRKMQSNSGYEVLQGSGVAHGRLIGGCIEVLEFAKGTEIWPDSKHWEDSILFFETSEEKTEPEMIKRWLRNYAAQGILKSANGMIFGKPQDEHYYNEYKEVIQQVMRENDLLDLPILYNLNFGHTEPKFILPYGAMAEINCNERTFSILENGVE; encoded by the coding sequence TTGTTAATAAAACCAGAAAAATTGAGATCAGGGGATAAAATTGCGACAGTAAGCCCTTCTTCGGGAGCGGCCGGTGATTCAAATATCAGATGGCGCTATAATCAGGGTGTAAAAAGATTAGAAGATGTTTTTGGTCTACAGGTTGTTCCTATGCCGAATAGCTTAAAAGGCTCTGATTACGTTTATAAAAACCCGCAGTCACGTGCAGAGGATTTAATGGCAGCTTTTAAGGATCAGACAATTAAGGGGATTATTACCAATATCGGTGGTGATGATAGCATACGTTTACTGCCATATATTGATTTTGAGGTGATTAGCGAGAATCCGAAAATATTTATAGGCTATTCCGATGTAACGATGCCCCATTTGTTTTGCTATAAAGCAGGCATTTCCTCTTTCTATGGTCCGGCGATTTTAACCGACTTTGCTGAAAACGTGGAAATGGATAATTATACGGTGGAAATGATCCAGAGAACGCTTTTTTCGGGCGAGATGATTGGTAATATTCAACCTGCTAAAAAATGGACGAGTGAGTTTCTGGAATGGGATGAAGCGAATAAGCATCAACGACGTAAGATGCAGTCGAATTCGGGATATGAAGTACTCCAAGGATCAGGTGTTGCACACGGGCGTTTGATCGGAGGTTGTATAGAAGTACTGGAGTTCGCTAAAGGAACGGAAATCTGGCCGGATAGCAAACATTGGGAAGACAGTATCCTTTTCTTTGAGACATCTGAAGAAAAAACAGAACCGGAAATGATCAAACGCTGGTTGCGAAATTATGCTGCGCAAGGCATTTTGAAAAGTGCCAATGGGATGATCTTCGGCAAACCGCAAGATGAGCATTATTACAATGAATATAAAGAAGTCATTCAACAAGTCATGAGAGAAAATGATCTGCTCGATTTACCGATTCTTTACAACTTGAATTTCGGCCATACCGAACCAAAGTTTATTTTGCCGTATGGTGCGATGGCCGAGATTAATTGCAATGAACGCACTTTTTCGATTTTGGAAAATGGCGTTGAATAA
- a CDS encoding YczI family protein, which translates to MKTTMAILGILVAAVLAAVSSYNLMTGEHNALFTQLLLGAMFLVLGFGECREKRKPTAIIAFLTSGFSLFVGIDILLS; encoded by the coding sequence ATGAAAACAACCATGGCTATTTTAGGAATTTTAGTGGCTGCTGTCTTGGCTGCTGTCTCAAGTTACAACTTAATGACTGGAGAACATAACGCTTTGTTTACGCAACTACTTTTAGGAGCAATGTTTTTAGTCTTGGGATTCGGTGAATGTAGAGAGAAAAGAAAACCCACAGCTATTATTGCTTTTCTTACGTCTGGTTTTTCCTTATTTGTGGGTATCGATATTTTATTAAGTTAA
- a CDS encoding CPBP family intramembrane glutamic endopeptidase codes for MKDFVKQQFAPRIRLSVLSTIIQVIIIGVTIFLLSNTTDTQGLAISFSGLGILSLAFLDQLVRGPLGEELGWRGYALNELQKKYSPLISALIVGVLWGFWHTPLWFASGYTGVDLIKYSVLFMIGIISFSIIVTLFYNLNKNLVVPIVTHRIFNFSLVIIRGDLLDILVYVMLSYFALALILIVINPKNILYKKSIWK; via the coding sequence TTGAAGGATTTTGTAAAACAGCAATTTGCTCCAAGGATTAGGCTCTCTGTTCTTAGCACCATTATCCAAGTTATAATCATCGGCGTAACCATATTCTTGCTATCAAATACAACTGATACTCAAGGTTTAGCAATATCATTTTCAGGTCTTGGAATCCTATCTCTAGCATTTTTAGATCAATTAGTGAGGGGGCCTTTAGGTGAAGAGTTAGGTTGGAGGGGATATGCCTTAAATGAACTTCAAAAGAAGTATTCTCCATTGATATCGGCTCTGATAGTAGGTGTTTTATGGGGGTTTTGGCACACTCCATTATGGTTTGCCTCGGGTTATACGGGTGTGGATTTAATCAAGTATAGCGTACTTTTTATGATTGGGATTATATCTTTCTCTATTATTGTGACTTTGTTTTACAACTTAAATAAAAACCTAGTGGTACCGATTGTTACGCACCGGATATTTAATTTTTCTCTTGTGATAATTAGAGGGGATTTATTAGACATTTTAGTATACGTTATGCTTTCTTATTTTGCCCTCGCGTTGATACTAATTGTTATAAATCCAAAGAACATTTTATACAAAAAAAGCATATGGAAATGA